From Mustelus asterias chromosome 5, sMusAst1.hap1.1, whole genome shotgun sequence, a single genomic window includes:
- the dusp23b gene encoding dual specificity protein phosphatase 23 — protein MASAPHNFSWIEPNKLAGMAMPRLPAHYQYLFDNGIQNLVTLCERKPPYHDTCPGVKIHHIKINDFCSPSFEQIKRFLTIVEEANAKSEGVGVHCLHGFGRTGTMLACYLVKSKKITGVDAIEEIRRIRHGSIETRGQEETIVQFHHHIK, from the exons ATGGCTTCTGCTCCACACAATTTTTCTTGGATTGAACCCAATAAACTAGCTGGAATGGCCATGCCACGATTACCTGCTCACTACCAGTATTTATTTGATAATGGCATTCAAAACCTAGTAACACTTTGTGAGAGGAAGCCACCATACCATGATACCTGTCCAGGAGTGAAGATTCACCATATAAAGATCAATGACTTTTGCTCACCCTCTTTTGAACAAATCAAAAGATTTCTTACTATTGTTGAGGAAGCCAATGCAAAGAGTGAG GGAGTTGGAGTCCACTGTCTCCATGGTTTTGGGAGAACTGGAACAATGCTTGCTTGTTATCTTGTTAAAAGTAAGAAAATAACAGGAGTTGATGCAATTGAAGAAATACGAAGAATTCGTCATGGTTCTATAGAAACCAGAGGACAAGAAGAAACAATTGTACAATTTCATCATCATATAAAATAA